TCTCCTAAACGTTTTGCAAGTGCAACTGATCTATGTTGACCACCTGTACATCCTATAGCAATTGTTAATTGGGATTTACCTTCTTTTTTGTAACCTGGCAACATAAACATTAATAATTCACTAAATTTTTTATAAAATGTATTTGTTTCTTTCCATTTCATAACATATTGGTAAACTTCATCATCTAGACCAGTCAACGGTCTTAATTCATCTACATAGTATGGGTTAGGTAAAAACCTTACATCAAATACGATATCTGCATCGATGGGCATTCCATGTTTGAAACCAAAACTTAACACTCGAACTTGGAATGTTGTAGAAGGATCTTTTTCAAACGTTGCAATCAATTCTTGTTTTAATGCTTTAGGTTTCTTTTCAGTAGTATCTATTACAAAGTTGCTGATACCTTTTATATCACCTAATAATTCTCTCTCTTGTTCAATAGCTGATAATAAGCTACCTTTCTCACTTAGAGGATGTGTTCTTCTTGTTTCTTTATATCGCGAAATCAATTTTTTATCATTTGCTTCTAAAAATAAAATATCTACAATAACTCTTTTTTCACTTTGTATATAATCTAGTTCTTCTCTTAAGTCACCAAAGAAATCTTTACCTCTTAAATCAATACCTATTGCAACTTTGGATAAAGACGGATTACCTTGATCCATTAAGTCTACAAACTTTTGCAATAAAATTGGTGGTAAATTATCAACGCAAAAATATCCTAAATCTTCTAACGCTTGTAATGCGACTGATTTTCCCGCACCAGACATACCAGTTACAACGAGCAATTCATTTTTTACATTACTTTTATCGATAGGTTGCATAACACTTCTCCTTTAACGATCATATATACCTTTATCTTACATGATAATACGATAAAAAACATTAATTAAATGGCTGTTCAACTGTGTAATCATCAGTAACAACGAGTATTTGTAATCAAAAAATGCACATAAAAAAACTGTCGACTTTATCGACAGTTTTGTTGAATTATATTAATTGTTCTTCGTCTTCTAGTGATTCGATATATGCTTGAGCATTTTGTGCTGCGATACTTCCATCACCAGTTGCTGTTACGATTTGACGTAACGTTTTTTCACGAACATCGCCTGCTGCATAAACACCAGGTACGTTTGTTTCCATTTCGTCATTTGTTTCAATATAACCATTTTCATTTAATATACCTAAAGATTCAAATGGTTTAGTTAATGGTTTCATACCAATGTAGATAAACACACCATCAGCTTGATGTTCAGTCTCTGAACCATCTTCTGTAGAAACTAATGTTACTGACCCTACTTTTCCATCTTTATCGTTAATTGTTTTTAAAGTTGTGTTCCAAATAAAATCAATTTTGTCGTTTTTAAATGCACGATCTTGAATGATTTTTTGAGCTCTTAATTCATCTCTTCTATGAACGATTGTAACTTTGTCAGCGAATTTAGTTAAGAAAATACCTTCTTCTACTGCTGAGTCGCCGCCACCAATTACATATAAGTTCTTACCTTTAAAGAATGCGCCATCACATACTGCACAATAACTTACGCCGCGTCCACCTAATTCTTGTTCACCTGGTACACCAATTTTCTTGTATTCTGCACCTGTCGCAATGATAATAGCGTGCGCTGTTAATGTTCTATCTCCCATATTAACAACTTTGTAAGAACCTTTATCTTCTATATTTTTAATGTCACCATATTCATATTTAGCACCAAATTTTTGGGCATGTGTAAACATTTTAGTTGATAAGTCTGGACCTGTAATTAAATCAAATCCTGGGAAGTTTTCTACATCCTCAGTATTTGCCATTTGTCCACCTGGCATACCACGTTCTATCATTACAGTTGATAAATTTGCTCTTGAAGCGTAAACAGCAGCAGTCATACCTGCCGGGCCTGCTCCAACTATAATTACATCATAATCTACTTGTGTAGTCATTTATAAACTGCCTCCTCTTATTAATTCAGTAGAATTGTACATCAATATATTTATTAAGTATAACTATATGCTCACTATAGCATTAATTGCTTTATTCAAGCGATACGTCGTAATATTGAATGAATTTTTAATTTCTTTTTTGGTTATTTTTATATTTAACATTTTTAAATAAATATATACTGAGGCTGCTACGTAATGATCAACTGTTTCAATTGATTCATTATCTGCAATTAACATCTCAGCATGTTCAATCCATGATACGAATAATTCTTTTCCATAATGTTGATATTCTGATTGTTCAATGAGTTTCATACCTTTATCAATAAAGCCTATCTTATTAAGATGAAGTTTTTGAAAAGTATACGTTATATATAACCTTTCGTAATCAGGTAAATTTTCTAGAACTTCCCATACTTCATGAGACATCACGAGTTCACGATGTTTCATATGACCTAATAAAAATATGCCATACAATCTATATCTGTAGTCTTCATCTTTTAATAACGGTAACACATGACTATCTAACATATCTTTAAGTTCATCAATTTTCCATGGTGGTAATTGACTATGATATTGTACACTATCCTCAAATCTCTGCCAATGTCTTTTCGCTTCTTCTTCATAACCTAAATGATAATAATTATAACTTAACGCATGATGAAGTTGTGGCATAGAAGCTTGTGCTTTTTTCAAAAGTGGCACTAGTAGTTGATTAGAAGGTTTATGTTTTCCTAAATAGCTTAAAACGACACCTAACTTAAAAGATTCTTCATCGTTAATCGGATGTAATTTACTTAATTGATCTAAATATAGCTTAAAACGTTCCATCTGTTCTGTGTTGTATAATAACAAAGTCATATGGCATAAAGCATATATGTCTGACGGATTGTCTTCCAATATAGTTTGAAGCAAAGCCTCTGCCTCTTCATATTGGTTATTGTATAGCATCGACATCGCTTTTAAATTCATAATATGCTGATCTTCTTGCATCGTCGCACGTTGTCTCTCTATAAAATCGTTCGCTTCTTGTAATTTACCTTTGGAGAATAAATATTGAAAAATATGCTGTATGACAAAGCGCTCTGCTTCTTCTTCAACGGCAGTTTGGTTATCATACTTCACTTCGAACATTTGAATCATTTCTTCAAAATAATCTTGATCGTCTTCTTCTGTTACATAACGTAACCCGAATAAAAATGCCTTATTAGGCTCATTTGTCTTCATAAACATTTGACTTAAATAAAAATAATAATCCGTAACAAAATTATCTTTCGCAATTTGATCATACATCATTTCTTCTGCTTTTGTAGTTTGGTTAAGCTCCACAAGGCATTCAGCATAAGGCGGTATAATAACAAAATCATCAGGTGATAGTTCAAGTGCTTTTTTAAATAAAGACTCGGCATACACAAAATCTTGTTGTCTCATTTTCTCCATCGCTTTATGATAGTAGAAGTCTTTATCAAACTTTACGTGTATTATATTTGAATTGTCTCCCAACGACTAACTCACCGCCTTTTTTTAAGTTGCATTGGATTACCGAATGCCATCAAACCATCTGGAACATCTTTCGTAACAATTGTCCCGCTAGCGACAGTGGCATTACTCCCTATATTAACGCCTGCTAATATAGTTGCATTAGCACCAATTAATACATTATCTCCAATATTTACATGCCCAATTCTATATTCATCTACTAAATATTCATGACATAGAATGGTTGCATTATATCCTATAACACAATTTTTACCGATTGATATAAGCTCTGGAAACATGATATCCGGCGTAGCCTTAAATGCAAAAGCTGTTTCGTTACCGATTTTCATATTTAATCCTTTTCTATATATGAAATGTTTCCATTTAACACTCGGCATATATCTACTAATTTCAATGATAATAACATTTTTAAACACTTTTATAAAATGTATTGTTTCATACATTTTCCATAATGGGTTTGCCCCAGATACTTTTTTAGTTTTTAATGCCCTCACATAAACACTTCTTTCAACTTTAGTTATGATAATAACCTGTAACATCTCTGAATTTTTCCGGATTATAGCGTATTCTTCTATAAATAATACAAGCTATTGAAACAACGATGATAACAATTGAAATCACTTGAGCGATTCTTAAGTTTTCAGTAAGCATCAAACTATCCGTTCTTAAACCTTCGATATAGAATCTACCAATTGAGTAATAAATTAAATAAGCAAAGAAAGTCTCACCAATTTTCAATTGTGGACGTATCAATAATAACAAAATAAATCCAATAATGTTCCATAGTGATTCATATAAAAATGTTGGGTGATAATAAATACCGTCAATTTGCATATGATTAATAATAAATTCTGGTATATGTAAATTCTCTAGGAAGCTTCTTGATACAGGACCTCCATGCGCTTCTTGATTCATGAAGTTTCCCCATCTTCCGATAGCTTGTGCCAATATGATACTTGGCGCTACAATATCAACCATTTGGAAAAATGATAAGTTTTTCTTTCTACATATAATAAATCCAGTTAAGAACGCCCCAATTAATCCACCATGAATCGCAATGCCACCGTTCATAATAAGGGGTATCTCTACTAAATGTTGACTATAATATTGCCACTCAAATGCTACATAATAAATTCGCGCGCATATAATTGCCATGACGACACACCAAATAATGAGATCAATGAGCGTATCTTCTTTTATGCCAATTTTTTTAGCTGTTCTTTGTGCGACTAAATATCCTATTAAGATACCTGAAGCAATGATGATGCCATACCATCGTATTGCTAAAGGTCCTAATTGTATCGCTACTGGGTCAATACCTAACACACCCATTATTCATTCTCCTTACGTGCATTCTTCAAAATTTCTGCATTAAGTCTATTATTAAATTCTTCTGCAGTATTAATACCCATGTTATTTAATCGATAATTCATCGCAGCAACTTCGATAATAACAGCTAAGTTTCTACCAGGTCTAACAGGTATCGTTTTCTTAGTGATTTTAGAATCTAATATTTTTAAAGTTTCTTCATTTAATCCGACTCTGTCATAAATTTTTTCTCTATTCCATGTTTCTAAATTTATGTTCAGCTTAATTCTTTTTTCCATCAATATTGAACCTGCACCAAATAAAGCCATAACATTTATAATGCCTAATCCTCGAATTTCAAGTAAATGTTCTATTATTTTTGGTGCTTTCCCGATTAATTCATTTTTATTAATTTCTTTGATTTCAACATTGTCGTCTGCTACAAGTCTATGTCCACGTTTTACAAGTTCAAGTGCCGTTTCACTTTTACCTACACCACTATCACCTGTAATCAGAACACCAACACCATACACATCTACTAGTACACCATGTAATGAAGTTTCAGGTGCTAATTCTCTTTCAAGATATCCTGTTACTTGTCCCATTAATTTCGTGGTAGAAGACTCACTTTTTAAAAGTGGTGTATTCTCTTTGTTACAACTCTCAATCAGTTCTACTGGTGCATCTAAACCACGTGTAATAATAATTGCTGGCGTTTCAGGTCTACATAATTTCGCCATTCTGCCTTTCTTTTCTTCGTCCGGCAATAAATTATAAAATGATAATTCAGTCGTACCTAATACTTGAATGCGGTCTGAAGAGTAATGCGAAAAATACCCTGCCATTTCCAAACCAGGGCGTGATAAATCAGTCTCAGTTATTTTACGATGTAGTCCTGCTTTTCCAGCAATGACTTCCATATTAAATTGCTCTATTAATTTACTACTTGATATCATAGGGTTCACCTCTAGGTTAATATATGTTAATTCTAATGAACTTTAACCATAACTGCAATCATTATAAATATTAGATCGATATCTTTAAAATATAAAAGAAGTTGGGATTTTTTATAAAACCATGCGATTTTGTTCGTGCATGCTTGCCTAGGGTATGATTCGAGCCTGTAGTCGCGCGCGGCATACTTTTCCCCCGGGCGTCAGCACTTCACAAAATCGTGAGGAATATTCATTTTACTTATATTTTTTTCATTTGTTCTTTTAAGAACATGATAAATGTTGCAAGACTAACCAAACAAGCAACATAGAACGTCCGAATGTTGCAAGACTACCTAAACAAGCAACATAGAACGTCTGTATGTTGCAAGACTGACTAAACAAGCAACATAGAACGCCTCTATGTTGCAAGACTAACCAAACAAGCAACATAGAACGCCTCTATGTTGCAAGACTGATCAAACTAGCGACATAGAACGTCCGAATGTTGCAAGACTACCTAAACAAGCAACATAGAACGTCCGAATGTTGCAAGACTGACCAAACTAGCGACATAGAACGTCTGTATGTTGCAAGACTTACTAAACAAGCTACATTCAGACCCCGACCTCTCTCACCAACCTTATCCAATTACAAAATCGTTACAAATATCTAATTTCATATAAAAAAGAGCAGAAATTCAATTTTAAAAATGAATTTCTGCTCTTTTTAAGTTTTCAGGACATTTATGTCCCAACCTCAATTAATTATATACCTTTATTTTGGTCGTTATTTTTGTTAAAAGATCTAATGATATTTCTTAAAGATTCATCTAATTGTTGAATTGGGTCATGCTCTGATCTTTCTCTATCATTAAACTGTTTCTCAAATTCAGATTTACCTGATTTAGCAGTTGTTTTAACTTTACCTAATAAGTCTTCAAATAATTGTTCTACATTTTCTTTTGACTTATTTGTGAATGCTGACGTTGATTTTGGATTATTTGAAGTTGCTTCAAGTAATTTTACAGCTTCTTCTACTGTGATTTTACCGCTTTCGATAAGTTCTAATATCTTTAATTGTACTTCGTTCATATTGTTCCCTCCCGGATTATGTTCGATCTCTTTCCAAGATCGGTTTTAAATATTTACCAGTATAAGATGCGTCTACTTTCACTATATCTTCTGGAGTACCGGTTGCAATAATTTCTCCACCACCGTCTCCACCTTCAGGACCTAAGTCTATGATATAGTCAGCTGTTTTAATGACATCTAAATTATGTTCTATAATAATGACAGAGTCACCATTTTCAACAAGTCTATTCAATACACTTAACAAGCGTTTAATATCATCTACATGCAATCCAGTTGTTGGTTCATCTAGAATGTATAACGACTTACCGTTAGAGCGTCTATGAAGCTCTGATGCAAGTTTGACACGTTGTGCTTCACCACCTGATAAAGTTGTAGCTGGTTGTCCTAGTTTTACATAACCTAGTCCAACATCAACGATTGTTTTTAATTTTCTATTTATCTTCGGCAAACTTTCAAAAAAGTGATAAGCATCTTCTACAGTCATTTCTAACACATCAGAAATACTTTTACCTTTGTAAGTTACTTCTAATGTTTCTCTATTATACCTTTTTCCATCGCAAACTTCACACGGAACGTATACATCAGGTAGAAAATGCATTTCAATTTTAATGATTCCGTCTCCTTTACATGCTTCACAACGGCCACCTTTAACATTAAAACTAAATCTACCTTTTTGATAACCTCTTACTTTGGCTTCATTAGTTTGACTAAATACATCTCTTATATCGTCAAACACACCTGTATATGTTGCTGGGTTAGATCGTGGTGTTCTACCAATTGGAGATTGGTCAATATCTATAATTTTCTCTATTTCATTAACACCTTTAATAGATTTATGAGCACCTGGTTTAGTTTTCGTATTGTACAATTGCTTTTGTAATCCTTTATATAACACTTCATTAACTAAAGAACTTTTACCTGAACCCGAAACGCCCGTTACACATGTCATAACTGACAATGGAAAGTCTACATCAACATCTTTCAAGTTATTACTCGTTGCGCCTTTAACAGATATTTTTCGTTTCGTTATTTTTCTGCGCTTTGATGGTACGTATACTTTTTCTTTGCCGCTTAAATATCGACCCGTTAATGAGTTTTCATTTTGCATAACTTCTTCAGGTGTACCACTAGCTACAACCTCTCCTCCATGAACACCCGCTTTTGGTCCGATATCCACTAAGTAGTCTGCAGCTTTCATTGTATCTTCATCGTGTTCAACAACTATTAAAGTATTTCCCATATCTCTCATAGATTTCAAAGTGTTGATTAATCGTTCATTATCTCTTTGATGAAGACCGATAGAAGGTTCATCTAATACATATAGAACACCTGATAATCTCGAACCAATTTGTGTCGCCAATCTAATACGTTGCGCTTCACCACCAGATAAAGTTCCTGAAGCTCGATTCAGCGTTAAATATTCTAAACCAACATTGTTTAAGAATGAAAGTCTCTCGTGTATTTCTTTTAAAATAAGTTTAGCAATTTTTCTTTCAGTTTCATCTAAATTTAAATGATCGAAGTGTTCAATCGCATTATAAATTGAGTATCTCACAACTTCACCAATGTGCTGTCCATCAATTTTAACTGACAACACTTTTTCATTTAAACGGTATCCATCACACGTTTCACATGTTTTTTCGACCATGTATTTTTGCATAACTTCTCTAACGTACTCAGATGGTGAATCATGATAACGTCGTTCAATGTTATTTAATACACCTTCAAACGCCATCGTTCTTTTACGTTTCGTTTTAACGCCATAATCTTGATTAAATTCAAACTCAATTTCATCTTCATGTCCACGTAATACAATATTCTTTTCTTTTTTTGTTAATTTATTAAATGGTTTATCCATATCAATTTTAAAATGTTCACAAGCTTGTTTTAATAAAGTTGGATAATAATTTGAACTGATTGGTTGCCAAGGTAAAATAGCACCATCATTTAAACTTAATGTTTTATCTGGTACAACTAAATCAACATCAACAGTTAATTTCATGCCGAGACCATCACAAGATGGACATGCGCCAAATGGGCTATTAAATGAAAACATTCTAGGTTCTAATTGATCAACTGAAAACCCACAAATAGGACAAGCATGATGTTCAGAAAATTTAATTTCATCACCATCAATAATATCCGCTACAGCATTACCTTCAGCTAATTCCAAAGCTGTTTGTAACGAATCTGCTAATCTCGCTTCTATTCCAGGTTTAATCACAAGTCTATCTATTACAACATCGATTGAGTGGTTTTGATTTTTATTTAAATCTGGTACATCATCCACATCTAAAATATCGCCATCAACTTTTAATCTTGCATAACCTTTTTTAGCGATATCTTCGATTAATTTTTTATGCGTGCCTTTACGTCCAGAAATAATTGGAGACAGAATTTGTAATTTTGTTCTATCTTCTAATTCCATAACTTGATCGACCATTTGTTGCACAGTTTGTGATTTAATTTCAATACCATGGTTTGGACAAATTGGTCTACCTACTCTTGCATATAATAATCTCAAATAATCATAAATTTCTGTAACCGTCGCTACAGTTGATCTAGGATTTTTACTTGTTGTCTTTTGATCTATTGATATCGCTGGAGAAAGGCCTTCAATTAAATCTACATCTGGTTTATCCATTTGACCTAAAAATTGTCTAGCATATGCACTTAATGATTCAACATATCGTCTTTGACCTTCAGCATAAATTGTATCAAACGCTAATGATGATTTCCCTGATCCTGATAAACCTGTCATCACAACAAGTTGATCTTTTGGTATTTCTATATCTATATCTTTTAAATTATGTGCTCTTGCACCTTTTACGATGATGGATTTGTTTTTCATCTCAGTCACCTTTCTGCTTTTAGTTCAAATAATATATCTCTTAATTCAGATGCACGCTCGAAATCTAAATCTTTCGCAGCACCTTTCATTTCTTTTTCTATCCGCTCGATTGTCTTTTCTCTTTCTTTTTTCGTAAGCTTCTTCGGCGCTTTTTTCTTATCTTTATCGTTTACTTCATCTGTTTCTACAGTAGCTGATATGACATCTCTAATTTTTTTATTAATTGTTTGTGGTGTAATATTATTTTCTTCGTTATAAGCTTTTTGGGTTACACGTCTTCTACTTGTTTCATCTATTGCCGTTCTCATAGAATCTGTAATTCTATCTGCATACATAATAACTTTACCTTTATCATTACGTGCTGCACGTCCAATCGTTTGGATAAGCGCACGCTCTGACCTTAAGAATCCTTCTTTATCAGCATCTAAAATTGTGACAAGCGATACTTCTGGTATATCTAAACCTTCACGTAGTAAATTAATACCAACTAATACATCGTAAACGCCCATTCTTAAATCCCTTATAATTTCTATACGTTCTAACGTTTTAATTTCAGAATGTAAGTAATTTACTTTAATGCCCGCTTCTTTTAAATAAGTCGTTAAATCTTCACTCATTTTCTTCGTTAATGTAGTGATTAACACACGCTCATTACTTTCTACTCTTTCGTTAATTTGAGCCATTAAATCATCGATTTGATTTTCACTCGGTCTAACTTCTATTACAGGATCTAATAATCCAGTTGGTCGTATAATTTGTTCCACCATTTCATCAGTATGTTCAATTTCATACGGACCTGGTGTGGCAGACACATAAACAAGTTGTTTAGTCTTCTTATCAAATTCTTCAAATTTAAGTGGTCTATTGTCTAAAGCACTTGGTAATCTAAATCCATGTTCAACCAAAACATTTTTTCTAGCTTGGTCACCATTATACATACCTCTTATTTGAGGAATCGTAACATGTGATTCATCAATCATTACGAGCCAATCATCACCAAAATAATCTAATAACGTATATGGTGTGGAGCCTTTAGGACGTAACGTTAAATGAACTGAATAGTTCTCAATTCCCGAACAGAATCCCATTTCTCGCATCATTTCTAAGTCATAATTTGTTCTTTGTTCTAATCTTTGAGCTTCTAATAACTTATTATCTTTTCTAAGTTCTTCTAAACGTTCTTTAAGCTCTTTCTCAATACGTTCAATAGCTTCTTTCATCTTTTCTTCACGTGTTACGAAGTGAGAAGCTGGATAAAATAGAAAATGTTCTCTTTCAGCTATCACTTCACCCGTTAAATAGTTCACTTCTCTAATTCGGTCAATTTCGTCTCCGAAAAATTCAACTCTCACACACAATTCATCTCGTGATGCTGGGAAAATTTCAACTACATCGCCTCTTACTCTGAAAGTACCACGTCTAAAATCAATATCATTTCTCGAATATTGGTTGTCGACAAGCTTTCTTAATAGTTCGTTACGTTCCATTTCCATACCTACACGCGTGCTTACGACTAAGTCTTTATATTCTTCCGGATTACCTAAACCATATATACAACTGACACTTGCGATTACAATAACATCATCTCGTTCAAACAATGCACTCGTAGCAGAATGTCGCAGTTTATCTATTTCATCATTAATGGATGCATCTTTTTCAATAAATGTATCTGTTTGAGGAACATATGCTTCTGGTTGATAATAATCATAATAACTTACAAAATATTCAACTCTGTTTTCAGGAAAATACTCTTTAAACTCACTATACAATTGACCTGCTAATGTTTTATTATGCGCAATGATAAGGGTAGGCTTTCCTACTTGTTTAATAACATTACTCATTGTGAACGTTTTACCTGTTCCTGTTGCACCAAGTAGCGTTTGGTGTCTCTTACCATCCTTTATACCTTTAACGAGAGATTTAATAGCTTCGGGCTGATCTCCTTGAGGTGAATAGTCTGAATGTATTTTAAAAGGAAAATGTTGCATAGAAACCTCCTTAAATTCTGTAATATATAAATATATTTTATCAAAAAATCGTAAAAATGACCAAACATTTGTTCGTTTTATGACTTTTTAAATACAAATAAGAGGAAAAATCATAATGATTTATCCTCTTATCTATCTTGATTCAATTTTATCTACTTTAAGGGTGTCCACTATATAATATCCGACCACTAAACTGACAACATCTAGCATAATGATAACTTCATTATTAAAAAAGCCTTTATATACTGAAACGCCAATTATAATACTGGATACGAGTAAGCCTACCCATTTGTTTTGAGCAATTTGCGTGAAAATAATAACCATTAAACAAGGGAGAAACAAAGCAAGAATCGGCCAAATCATTCAACTCACTAACTCCTTTTTGTTTCACGTTTCTCAAGAATCGTCATTGTTATTTCTCTTAATTCCGAACGTGGAATAAATTTTTCTTGCAACATATCAGGAATAATATGCTGTATAAAATCTTGTACAGATGACAAATGATCAAATTGCATAATCGTTTCTAATGAACTTTCATATATTTCAAAGAATAAAGGTTCTGGATTTCTTTTTTGTATTTCACCAAAAGATTCATAAAGCAGATCAATTTTGTCTGCAACACTAAGTATTTGTCCTTCTATACTATCATCTTTGCCTTCTTGCAGTCTATGTCTATATATGTCTTGATACTGCTCTGGAAATTCTTCTGTTATAAATTTATCTATCATTTCTTCTTCAACTTGAGAGAATAGTTTTTTGATTTCATAAGAGGCATATTTAACAGGTGTTTTAATATCTCCAGTGAATATTTCAGGATAGTCATGATTCAACGCTTTTTCGTAAACAAGTTTCCAGTCTATTTCTTGACCATTTTGTTCTTCAACTGTTGCTAAATATTGCGCAATTTTTGTTACTTTAAAAGAGTGCGCTGCAACGTTATGATCTTGATATTTAAATTTTCCTGGACATCTTACTAATTTTTCTAAATCAGATAAACTTTTAAAATATTGATGTACCCCCATTAATTCTCCTCCTTAACTTGTGTAACTAAGTTGTTCAGTGTCTTTTCAGATAATTCACCTAAATACACTTTTTTTATTTCGCCATTTTTGTCTACAAATAATGTTGTAGGAATATTGTAAGTTTTAAACTTTTTAAGAAAATCATCTTGTGCAACGTAAATGCTATAATTCACATTAACGTCATGAATTAATTGTTCAGCTGGTTTACGTTTATCTTTAACGTTTAAACCAACTAACTCGACACCATTTTCTTTGTTTTTTGCATATTTTACAAGTTCAGGCATTTCTCGTTTGCAAGGATCACACCAAGAAGCGAACAAATTAATAACTGTTATATCATTTTTAGACGTAACTTCTTGTAAATTTGTAGATTCTTCGGTCGCAAACGTCTTAACGGTTTCATCATTTACATTTAATCCTGTAGCAGGATGACTATTTTGAAATGATTGCTTTCCTTGTTGTTCTTTAAATTGATCTTTAGTTTGAAACTTATTAATATCTATTACTTTATATACACTAAAACCAACTATGCTTATTAAAAATAGTACTAATATGATTTTTAACCCTTTTTTCATGTTTTCAAACCTCTATACACTCATTTACGTTTATTATATCAACTATAGAAATAAAAAAAAGCAAATAGTTAAAATTCT
This portion of the Mammaliicoccus vitulinus genome encodes:
- the uvrA gene encoding excinuclease ABC subunit UvrA, coding for MKNKSIIVKGARAHNLKDIDIEIPKDQLVVMTGLSGSGKSSLAFDTIYAEGQRRYVESLSAYARQFLGQMDKPDVDLIEGLSPAISIDQKTTSKNPRSTVATVTEIYDYLRLLYARVGRPICPNHGIEIKSQTVQQMVDQVMELEDRTKLQILSPIISGRKGTHKKLIEDIAKKGYARLKVDGDILDVDDVPDLNKNQNHSIDVVIDRLVIKPGIEARLADSLQTALELAEGNAVADIIDGDEIKFSEHHACPICGFSVDQLEPRMFSFNSPFGACPSCDGLGMKLTVDVDLVVPDKTLSLNDGAILPWQPISSNYYPTLLKQACEHFKIDMDKPFNKLTKKEKNIVLRGHEDEIEFEFNQDYGVKTKRKRTMAFEGVLNNIERRYHDSPSEYVREVMQKYMVEKTCETCDGYRLNEKVLSVKIDGQHIGEVVRYSIYNAIEHFDHLNLDETERKIAKLILKEIHERLSFLNNVGLEYLTLNRASGTLSGGEAQRIRLATQIGSRLSGVLYVLDEPSIGLHQRDNERLINTLKSMRDMGNTLIVVEHDEDTMKAADYLVDIGPKAGVHGGEVVASGTPEEVMQNENSLTGRYLSGKEKVYVPSKRRKITKRKISVKGATSNNLKDVDVDFPLSVMTCVTGVSGSGKSSLVNEVLYKGLQKQLYNTKTKPGAHKSIKGVNEIEKIIDIDQSPIGRTPRSNPATYTGVFDDIRDVFSQTNEAKVRGYQKGRFSFNVKGGRCEACKGDGIIKIEMHFLPDVYVPCEVCDGKRYNRETLEVTYKGKSISDVLEMTVEDAYHFFESLPKINRKLKTIVDVGLGYVKLGQPATTLSGGEAQRVKLASELHRRSNGKSLYILDEPTTGLHVDDIKRLLSVLNRLVENGDSVIIIEHNLDVIKTADYIIDLGPEGGDGGGEIIATGTPEDIVKVDASYTGKYLKPILERDRT
- the uvrB gene encoding excinuclease ABC subunit UvrB, whose protein sequence is MQHFPFKIHSDYSPQGDQPEAIKSLVKGIKDGKRHQTLLGATGTGKTFTMSNVIKQVGKPTLIIAHNKTLAGQLYSEFKEYFPENRVEYFVSYYDYYQPEAYVPQTDTFIEKDASINDEIDKLRHSATSALFERDDVIVIASVSCIYGLGNPEEYKDLVVSTRVGMEMERNELLRKLVDNQYSRNDIDFRRGTFRVRGDVVEIFPASRDELCVRVEFFGDEIDRIREVNYLTGEVIAEREHFLFYPASHFVTREEKMKEAIERIEKELKERLEELRKDNKLLEAQRLEQRTNYDLEMMREMGFCSGIENYSVHLTLRPKGSTPYTLLDYFGDDWLVMIDESHVTIPQIRGMYNGDQARKNVLVEHGFRLPSALDNRPLKFEEFDKKTKQLVYVSATPGPYEIEHTDEMVEQIIRPTGLLDPVIEVRPSENQIDDLMAQINERVESNERVLITTLTKKMSEDLTTYLKEAGIKVNYLHSEIKTLERIEIIRDLRMGVYDVLVGINLLREGLDIPEVSLVTILDADKEGFLRSERALIQTIGRAARNDKGKVIMYADRITDSMRTAIDETSRRRVTQKAYNEENNITPQTINKKIRDVISATVETDEVNDKDKKKAPKKLTKKEREKTIERIEKEMKGAAKDLDFERASELRDILFELKAER
- a CDS encoding DUF2198 family protein gives rise to the protein MIWPILALFLPCLMVIIFTQIAQNKWVGLLVSSIIIGVSVYKGFFNNEVIIMLDVVSLVVGYYIVDTLKVDKIESR
- a CDS encoding HD domain-containing protein → MGVHQYFKSLSDLEKLVRCPGKFKYQDHNVAAHSFKVTKIAQYLATVEEQNGQEIDWKLVYEKALNHDYPEIFTGDIKTPVKYASYEIKKLFSQVEEEMIDKFITEEFPEQYQDIYRHRLQEGKDDSIEGQILSVADKIDLLYESFGEIQKRNPEPLFFEIYESSLETIMQFDHLSSVQDFIQHIIPDMLQEKFIPRSELREITMTILEKRETKRS
- a CDS encoding TlpA family protein disulfide reductase, which codes for MKKGLKIILVLFLISIVGFSVYKVIDINKFQTKDQFKEQQGKQSFQNSHPATGLNVNDETVKTFATEESTNLQEVTSKNDITVINLFASWCDPCKREMPELVKYAKNKENGVELVGLNVKDKRKPAEQLIHDVNVNYSIYVAQDDFLKKFKTYNIPTTLFVDKNGEIKKVYLGELSEKTLNNLVTQVKEEN